The following is a genomic window from Neomonachus schauinslandi chromosome 15, ASM220157v2, whole genome shotgun sequence.
gggtacatacctaGGAGCCAGACACCTTACAGTGAGGCCTTCCCCGATCACCTTACATAAGGCGACAGCCCCCTGACTCTTCACCCTCCTGTCCTGGCTTCAGACCTCTGACGACCGTGTAAAATCACATATATTCACCTCTTTCCCCCCTCGCTTTATGACTTCCTCTTCACCAGAGGTAAGGTCCTGCTGACTAGGGATTGACAGGTTTTTCCACTGCTGTATCGCCAGGACTCAGGACACTCCCGGACTTCGATCAGTGATCCATTGTCCCATTTATCTATTGTATAATTGTATATCTACTGTAAATCTGTTGTCACAATGATGCTGTGAAATGAACTCtttcaaaacttagtggcttcacACAACAGCCATTTACCAGCCTCCTGATCCTGCAGGTCGGGAATCGAGGCTGGGCTCAGTTGGGTGGTTGTCGTGCgggaagctggggtggggggcatgaaACAAGAACACAAATAACTACAAAACGAAGAGAAGAgtgtcccagaagaagaggggaGGCCTCCGCCTGCGGGGCAGGATGTGGCCTGGAGCTGGACACGGAGATTTCAGGGGACGGCAAAGGCCAAGGGCACGTGAGAGCTGGGCTGCCTGGGGCCAGCAAGCAGTCCATGTGGCTGGATTGTGAGGTGGCGGGTAAAGTGAGGAAGAGAGGCTGGGGCTCGAATGTCAAACAAAAGAAGCCAAGGAACAGCAGGGGAGAGGAAGGTGAAGACAGGCTGGGCACGTGGCCTCGCCAAGGGGTCCCCCACAGCCTCCAGAGGTCCCTGCAAGCCAGAGACCGACATTCATGTCACAACTTCACAAAGGCATGGGGGAGGTATGGAGAGCTATGTGCCCATGTTCTCACAGCGCTGGTAGTGGGGGGATCCGCTCTGAGTCTGCCTTCCCACCGTGACGCAAGCAAtgcaagcagaggagagaggacagggcagggcagggtcaGGGAGCCTTGAGCGCCCCTGTGCGCGGGGCAGCTGCGTGGCCCGGGTCCTTCCAAGCACTAGGGCACAACGTGGACTGTGACAGAGTCCGCCCCTGCGAAGAGAAGCTcgggaggaggaaggagcccaTGTCCCTCAAAACCAGGAAGGACCTGATCTGGCCAGTGGATACTGTGTCATTCTTACAGTGAATAACTTGAGGGATGACCTGGCATTTAACTGCTGGTGGGTCTCCCAGGATTGTTTCTGCGAGCCAGTTCTCAGGGGTCTGATGTCCTGGGTGACCTGAAGGAGCAGCCGCTGGCCCGCCAGGCCGAGGCCCGCACGGACGGGGGCCCTGTAGCGGTGGGCACGGCGTGACAGCCCCGCCCTCATCATGCCTGCCCAGAGCTCCAGGGAATCCAGAGAGCGAGGCTGAAAATCTGCACTCGAGAAGGATGGTCTGCATCTCAAAAGCAGAGACTGTCTTAAGCCCTGCAACGTGACGCCTCACATGATCTGGTCGTGACTGGGGTGTCCTGGTTGTGCTCGCAGCTCACCGGGCCCTGGGCTGCAGAGCTCACAGGACAGCTGAGGGCAGGCAGCTCCAGCTCCAGGGGTCCAGCTAGAGACGCCAAGCAGGGGACCAGCACACCTGTCCTGGGGCAGaatggaggagggggaaaggagccCCCTGCTGTCCCAGGTAAGCCAGTGCCCGgtgccctctgccccccccccccccgtttggGACTGTCTCCACCCCCGAAAGCCCTCGGGAGGACCTCAGGCCGGTTCTCACCCACCCTGGCCCCAGGCCCAACCCTGAGCCTTTCTGTGTGCTGGGGCTAGCCAGTAGGTGGACACCAACGAGTAGCTAAGATTGCGGTGGGGGTTTCACTAATCAGGTGCTTTATCCTCATCCAGCGCTTTGCCCCAACTCGGGAATGTTTCCTATCCTTGCCGTTGTGTTTGACGTGGTGTGCGGTGCATCCACACTCTGAGAAAAGCACACACCCAGGGGACATGCTCACGGGGGCCTTCAGCGCCTCCTTCATGTCCTGCCCATCCACCTCCACCTGCGACCTCTCGGCCTTCTTGCCGCCCCTATTTGCCCCTTCCCCACGGCTGCCTGTGGTTCTGGAAGCAAGACAACGAGTTCTGGCTCCCGACATCCCTCCCGGCTGGCCGCGAAGCTGCAGGATAACTTCCTGGCCCACGCCCACGGCCTCCGGCAGCCCCAGGCCCCCCCAGCCTGGCATCCAGCAGCCTGTCCTTTTGCTCCCACTGACTGTTGGGGTCTGGGGGGCTGATAAATACTCCTTTCATCTCCTCCAAGTTCACAGTGAATGAGGTTTCAATGCAGGGTCAGGtgtggggagtggagggcagCTTCTTCCTGGGAAACTGGTTTGGAAGGGAAGCCCTGTCTAGGTGTGGGGCCACAGCTTCCGAATTCTCCTCCCAGATTTCAAGGGCAGgctgtccctctcctccctgcaggGAGAGAACAGAAGTTTCTCCCACACCTGCCTGCAGGTGGAGagcgttgggggtggggggcaagcaGATCTGAAATGGAGATTGTTGGTTAAGGGACGAAGTGGGACGGAGTCAGCAGCTTCTCCAAACCTCACGATCATTGAGCCACTCCGCTGTGGGAGAACTGGGGGCGGGAGATGGGTCAGCACTTCTTTACTTTCCACACTTGGTATGACCAGTGCCCCAGAGCGTGGCTGAGCATCGCTGGAGGGCAAAGCAGGGCTCCTGCCTCCCACAGAGCCCTggtctcctccctgctctgggagcctggctggcccagCACCGTGTCTGCGCTCAGAGAGTCGGGCGGACTGCGCGGGTCCTGGGACACTGGGGCTGGTCTGAGAGGGGGAAGCAGCGGCGTGTGTTCGTGCCACGCCGGTCTCCCAGTATTGCCTCGCTTACTCTCCACCATGAACTGGCAGGGTGCAGCTGTCCCTCCGTTCTGCAGGAGACAGGCCCTTCCTGTCCCCCTGCTGCCTGGCCGGGTGACAAGCCTGGAGGCCGCCATGGTCCTCCCCAGCCATCTCCAGTCCCCGAGTGTCCTCTATCCACTGTCTAGTCTCTTCCCCTTGCCACGAGGAGGTGACCTCCCTGTTGATTATCACGTCCTGCTGGTGAGGTCTCCCTGTGTGTTCCTCCTTCCTCCACAGGGCACCGGGTGCCAGGAGGAGCCCCTCCCCGGGAGCAGCCCACTCACTTCAAGCCGCCCAGGGCCGGCACCCCGAGAGGACCAGGTCTGGAGGACGGGCCTTGGGGGAGACCcggcctcctctctccccttggGAAGCAGCTGCCTGAAGTACCTGACCTTCCTGTTCaacttcctcttctctctgcttggTCTGCTGGCCCTGGCTGTTGGGCTCTGGGGCTTGGCTGTCAAAGGGTCTCTGGGGAGTAGCCGGGGGGCAGCCCTGCCCGAAGACCCCTTGCTGGGACTGACACTGGGGGGGCTGGTGGTCAGTGCAGTGAGCCTGGCGGGCTGCCTGGGTGCCCTCTGCGAGAATGCTTGCCTGCTGCACTGCTTCTCTGGGGGTCTCATCGCCTTCCTGGCACTGGAAGCTGTGGTGGGTGCCTTGCTGGTGGCCTTCTGGGGCCCGCTGCAGGATGGCCTGGAGCCCACCCTGCGTGTGGCCATCACCCACTATCAGGATGACCCGGACCTGCGCTTCCTCATTGACCAGGTCCAGCTAGGGCTGCAGTGCTGTGGGGTGTCTTCCTACCAGGACTGGACGTGGAACCTGTGAGTCCTGGAGCCCATGGGGAAGGGGGGTGTCCCCAGAGGCCAGCAGACCGGACTGCACGTGCACTCACATGGATGCACTCACTCGCACACATGCTCACTTGTACGCACACAcgagtgtgtgcacacatgccCGTGCACACACGTGGGCCCCCGAGTGTTTCTGCTCCCTCCAACCAGGACCAGGTGGACAGGGATCTTAGTGGAGAAGCTGAGCCAGCAGACTTAGAAAGTCAGTTTGGCGAGTGTTTTTGGTAAGGTCATCATACAAGACGTCTCAATGTCAAATGCACTTGTTAAGTGGGGACATCGTTCCAGACTCCACAGTTCTCCCTCCAcagcgtgtgcatgtgtgcgtgactgtgtgtgcacgtatgtgtgtatacatgcttgtccatatatgtgtgtctggtgtgtgcgtgtgtgcctgTCTGTGTATGCacgtatgcatgtgtgcatgcttgtTCGTGTCTGTATgtctgcatgtgtctgtgtgtatgtgtgtctatgtgtccgtgtgtgcatgcatgtgcgtgtgcatggtggtgtgtgtgtgtctgtctctgtctctgtgtctgctcgtgtgcatgtctctgtgtctgtgtgtgcatgcatgtgcgtgtgcgtggTGGTGTGTCTGTGTCTGCACGTGTGCATGTCTgcgtctgtgtgtgcatgcatgtgcgtgtgcgtggtggtgtgtgtctgtgtctgcgtgtgtgcatgtctctgtgtctgtgtgtgcatgcatgtgcgtgtgcgtggtggtgtgtgtgtgtctgtgtctgcgcgtgtgcatgtgtctgtgtctgtgtgtgcatgcgtgtgcgtggtggtgtgtgtgtgtctgtgtctgcgcgtgtgcatgtctgtgtgtgtgcgtgcatgtgtgtgtgcgtggtggtgtgtgtgtctgtgtctgcgcgtgtgcatgtctctgtgtctgtgtgtgcatgtatgtgcgtgtgcacggtggtgtgtgtgcgtgcatctctgtgtcttcacgtgtgcatgtctgtgtctgtgtgtgcttgcatgtgcgtgtgcatggtggtgtgtgtgtgtctctctctgtgtctgcgcgtgtgcatgtctgtgtctgtgtgcacatgcatgtgcgtgtgcatggtggtgtgtgtgtctgtctctgtgtctgcgCGTCTgcatgtctgtgtctgtgtgtgcatgcatgtgcgtgtgcatgcttgtctgtgtgtgcgcgtgtgtctgtgtgtgtgtatgagtgggTGTGTGTAAGCATTGTCTATTTAGGAACACTGGGCAGTCTATCTTTTACATTTTGCTGGAGGACAACTGACCACGAGAGAGGGAGTCATACAGAGACTTGAAAACCAGCCACTTGTGTCCAGCAGTCACTGAAACGTGACAAGGGTTCTAGAAGCATCCACATGGGTGTTCTCATTCATGGGCTGTGTGTGACTTCGGATTGGTGGCAGCCCCCTGTGGTGTCACGTGGTCACCCATCCTACTGGCTTTTGAGTCCTTGCCTTAGTGAGGCCCACTCTTCTGGGGGATGAGAGCAtgcctgggagggagggcaggtgcaGGACCGTGGACCCCAGTCAAAGGCCAGGGACACTTGGAGGAGGCTGCCTGGAGCTGGGGGCCGTGAGGAGAGCCCCGTGGCTGCCGAGTGCTGCCCCTCAGCCTCCCGCACCGACCCGCTGACAGGCACGGCGACCTCTCCCAGGCTTCAGCACATCTTCTCCCCTCCGGTTCTGCCTGCTCAGACCAACTCAGCAGCCCCTATCGGGCAAGGCTGTCTGATTCCCACCCCTCATCACATGCTTGTCTCCTCTTCAACCGTCTCACCAAATATGTCCCTTCCTGCCAAGAGGCTTTGACATCTGCCTGCGTGTGCAGAGGCTACCGGGTGCCGGGATGAATCACAGGAAGCTGTTATTGTGTGTGCACAAgtgcgtgtgcgcatgtgcaTGCGTGTCTGTGGGGCGTGGACGTTTGAAGGGCCGGTAAGAGACACCTGACTCAGCACCGGGCCCCGAACAGCGGGCCCTGCCCTCCGGACCGATGCCCAGATGTACTCTTACAGGTACTTTAACTGCAGCTCCCCTGGGGTCCAGGCCTGCCGCCTTCCTGCCTCCTGCTGCATCAACCCCAGGGAAGATGGCGCGGCTGTCAACCACCCGTGTGGCTTCAGAGCTCTGGGCCTGGATGAGGATGCTGCTCAGAGATGGGTGCATCTGCAGGGCTGTGGCCCTCCACTCCGAGGGTGGCTGCGCAGGAATGTCCGGGCTGTGGGTGCCTGCACAATCGTGGTTGTGGTCGTGCAGGGGGTGGAGCTCCTGTTGGCCGCCCAGCTGGTGAGGGCCCTGGCTGTCCGtcgggtggggggtggagagccCCAGAACCGCGGGGACGGAAAGGTCCCCTGCCAAACTGGCCCAGGGCTGACAGCCCCGTAGGACACCCAGGGAAGGTGTCCGAGTAACCACGCTGGGTCTCAGGCACCCGGGCCTCCTCCACCTGCTGTACCTCCCACTCCACAGGGGCCCATTTCCCTGAGGGCAGGCCATGCCCACCTCCTTCCCAGTTCTGTCAGGCCCCGCAAGGATGAGTCCCTGTACCACCACCTGATTTCACTCTCTTTTGGAGACATTTGTTCTCAACCACGGAGCCCTTGCAAACACCGCGTGGCCTGTGTAAGCCACGCCTCCCACGGGGGCTGCCAGGCAAAGCTACCTGGCCGGTGGGGAGAGTACAGGGCTCTGAGGATCGGATGAAATCCTGCCGGCAAGCCCCCAACTCCAACTCCCACCCCTGACTGTCACCTCCAACCACCTCTGATGCCTGCTCCCGACCCCCATTCTGACCCCACCTCTGAGGCCCACCCCGGTGGCCCCACTCCCTTACCACCGCCTGGCCCCTTCCTGTCCATTGTGGTGGCCGAGGGCGAGGCCCAGGCGGGAATAAGTTTTACTGAGCTGTATCATTCAACAGTAAATGGCACCTGTCTCAAGTGGGCAGCGTGAGGAACTTGTCCCTCCGTAAACCCGTGCGGACCCACGCCAGGTCAGGAGCCAGCCGCGGCAGGCTGCTTCGCCTCCTCCCTGGGGGCACCCCGACTGGCCCTCGTCACCTTCGGTTACGTGGCTTTTTCTGGCTTTCACATGAATGGGACCCAGAGGGCCCTTCCCAAGAGTCACCATCTGGTCCCTGCTGTGTGAACAGGCCCCACAGACGCACCTGGTCCACGTGGACACACACTTGGCGGGCTCCCGGATGGCGGCTGCCGCTAGGGAATTTCACCAGGCCTGTGTGCGTGGGTGCACCCGATCCCCCCAGGTGTGGCGTCAGGCGTGGAACCCTGGGTCACCGTGCGGGCGCCTGGCCAGAGGTAGTGGACAGCTAAGGACAGGCTGGCTGGGCCACTTAGCGAATTCCCCGATCTCTCTgcacctgtttcctcacctgtgaggCAGGGTTGAGGGCTCCCTCCTCCTCGCATGAGCTGTTGCGGGGCCTCATCCGCCTCCTTGGGGAGGCCTGCTCCGGGGGCCGGGCATGCACGCGACTGCCTCCCAGCCTAGCCGGCCTTGCTGCATGGACCCCCGGCCACCACAGGCCCAGACGCAGCGTTTAGTGGGTTTCCTTCCCTCTCAGCCTGGCCAGGCCCGTGCTGCGCCCACCAGCCTGCACCTTCATCCTTCATCCCTACGCTCCTGCTGGAGACCCACGCCGttgggccctgcccccacccacaaCACAACCCACTCCAGCTGAGCGCGCGGGGGCATGCGGAGTTTATTTTGAAACAGGGACAGCAAGCGTGGGCCATGTTGGAAAGGACGTTTCCTGCTGATGATGGGTTTGGAGGGGTGTTGGTCGGATGCCACCAGgactcccccagccccccactccaACCCAAGGGCAGCAGCTGGGAAGGGCCAGTGAGGGGAGCTTGGTCTCACCACCACACAGCAGGACGGGAGTGGGCTGGGAGGGACATTCCTGGGAGACCCTGCCCTGGCTTTCCAGCCCTAACACAAGGTCTGTGGGCCAGTGTTTCTGGAAGCTAAGCAGGGCCTGACTGGCCCCAGGGTGTCCTACAGGGAGCTGGTGGGCTTCTGGTAACTGGCATCTGGGGGCCTGAGGTTGCCACCCTGCAAGGGTCTCCAGACACAAACTGGGCAACCTGGACACCCTCAGGGGGGCCGGCCTCCTCACAGGAATCCCGAGCAGGGGCGGCGGCGGGCAGCAGGGGGTACGGCCCTGAGGCTCTGGGTCAGGCTCTGGAGCTAGATGATGCCATACTGGGCCAGTTCGTGCAGCTCCAGGTGGTTGAAGGCCTCCCATGGGCAGATGACCGTGATGTCTGCAGGAGAAGGAACAGTGGCACCAGGAGGCTCATGGCCCAGGGGCCACCACCCCCTCCATGCCCTGTTGTCTACACCCCATGTGGCGAGAGCAGAAGTCCTGGGTGGGGAGCCCTTCCCCCAGGGCACGCGAGCTTGAGGGTGTCGAGTGGAAGAGGATGGATGCAGCACgccaggaagaagagagggggaCATCAAGGCGTCCTTGTTGCTTTTCCAGCCCCCCCCCAAGTACTGAATGGGAGCAGCCCCACCTCCGTGAGGCCTAAACCTTGATGTtggggcagagaaggaaggacGGGCTTGAGACAGCGCTGTAGATAAGCTTTGGCTGGGGAAAGTGGAGTAAGGATGGGGCCCCAGGTGCACGGACAGGCGGGAGAGTGAGGGGGACCTGGGAAGACCCTGGCAGCCATCATACCTGTTCCCAGGCCTTCCATTCCAGGGATGTCGTCCCCAAACCTGCAGGACAGAGTGGTCAGGGCCGGTGGCCGGgaagaggggagtgggggtgcGTGGGGGCACACGTGCCCTTGAATGCCAGCCCCTGGGTCTGCCAGCGCGCCCTGGCTGTGAGTGTGCAGGGACATATGCCAGCGGGTGGGCTGTGGCTGAGTCCCTGAGCGGCAGTGAGCGTGGTCTCCAGATCCATCTGGCAGTAACAGGTAGAGGGTGACAGGAGCCCCTGAGCCCTCTGCCCCCCATGCTGAGGAATGGGGGCCCTTGGGAATGACCCCAGCCAGGGAAGGGTGGCCGAGCCCCCTGCTCTACAgtgccctcccccccacacttCTTGTGTAGCCTGCGGCTGGCCCTCCACCAGCTCTGCTTACCC
Proteins encoded in this region:
- the TSPAN10 gene encoding tetraspanin-10, producing the protein MVLPSHLQSPSVLYPLSSLFPLPRGGDLPVDYHVLLVRSPCVFLLPPQGTGCQEEPLPGSSPLTSSRPGPAPREDQVWRTGLGGDPASSLPLGSSCLKYLTFLFNFLFSLLGLLALAVGLWGLAVKGSLGSSRGAALPEDPLLGLTLGGLVVSAVSLAGCLGALCENACLLHCFSGGLIAFLALEAVVGALLVAFWGPLQDGLEPTLRVAITHYQDDPDLRFLIDQVQLGLQCCGVSSYQDWTWNLYFNCSSPGVQACRLPASCCINPREDGAAVNHPCGFRALGLDEDAAQRWVHLQGCGPPLRGWLRRNVRAVGACTIVVVVVQGVELLLAAQLVRALAVRRVGGGEPQNRGDGKVPCQTGPGLTAP